The Duganella sp. BuS-21 sequence GAGCGTCTCGGCCACGCTGTCGTGGTGGACGGTGGTCAGCGCCAAGCTGCGTTTCCATGTACTGGAACTGAACCGTCCCGACCTGTCCATCCTGCGCGAGGCCGACGGCCGCCTGGTGGTGGCCGGCATCGCCATCGACCCGAACCAGCCGGGCGACGGCAAGGGCCTCGAATGGCTGCTGCTGCAGCGCGAGATCGTGGTCCGCGAAGGCCGCCTGCAATGGACCGACCGCCAGCGCGCCGCCGCGCCGCTGGCCCTCGACAATGTGACGGTGGTGCTGCGCAACCAGTGGCTGCATCATCAACTGGCCCTGCGTGCCACGCCGCCGGCCGCGCTGGCGGCGCCGCTCGACGTACGCGCCGACTTCAGCCATCCCGCCTTCGGCGCCCGCATTGCCAATTTCTCGATGTGGAAGGGCGAGCTGTACGCCGACATCCGCAACACCGACCTGCTGGCCTGGAAAACCTGGGTCGACTATCCGTTCGAACTGAGCCGTGGCCAGGGCTCGCTGCGCGCCTGGGTCGGCATCGACCAGTCGCGCCTGACCGGCTTCACCGCCGATGTCGGCCTGGCCGACGTCACCGCCGTGCTCGGCAAGGAATTGCCGCTGCTGGACTTGCAGCAACTAAGCGGCCGCGTCGCCGTCCGCGAGGACCTCCGTCCGCCGGCGGCGCGCAAGGGCGCCGTCACGCCGGGCTTCGGCGCGCTGGCCCACAGCGTCGAACTGCAAAACCTGACCCTGACCACGCGCGACGGCCTGGTGATGGCGCCGACCTCGCTGTCGGAAAGCTATGTGGCGGCGGCCGGCGCCAAGGCCGAAAAAGTGACGCTGCGCGCGCGCCAGCTCGATCTGCAAACCTTGGCCGGGCTGGCCGAGCGCCTGCCGCTGACCGAGCGCCAGCACAAGATGGTGGCCGGCTTCGCGCCGCGCGGCCTGCTGCAAGACTTTTCCGCCGAATGGCAGGGCACTTTCCCGGCCTTGCAGAGCTACCGCGTCAAGGGCGAGCTGGTCGGCCTGGGCCTGAAGCCGCAGCCGCCGCGCCTGGCGCAGCCCAAGTCCGGCAAGACCCCCGCCATCGCCGGCATGCCGGCGCTGCCGGGCTTCGACAACCTGAGCGGAGCTATCGACGCCACGGAAAAGGGCGGCAGCTTCAAGCTGCACTCGCAGCAACTGGTGCTGCAGATGCCGGATTATTTCGCCGAGGCGTCGATGCCGTTCGACCACCTCGACCTGAAGGCGCGCTGGTCGTTCGAAGCGGACAACCAGTTGCTGCTGCAGGTCGACAGCATGGACTTCGAGCAGGAAGGGCTGAGCGGCACGCTGCAAGGCACGCACACCATTTCGCTGGCGGGCAAAGGACCGGGCACGGCCGACCTGAGCGGCACGCTGACCGGCTTTCAGATCAACCGCATAGGCCGCTACCTGCCGATGCAGACGCCGCCGCATTTGCAGCAATGGCTGAGCGGCGCGCTCGAAGGCGGCGTCGCCAGCGACGTCACGCTGCGCCTGCGCGGCGACCTGGCGCACTTCCCCTTCCACGGCGACGGCAGCGCCGACAAGGCGCGCGGCGAATTCCGCGTGGCGGGCAAGCTCACCGACGCCAAACTGAACTACGAGCCCGGCCACTACCTGCGCGACGGCAAGGAACTGGGCAAGGACGGCAAGCCGCTGCCGCTGTGGCCGCAAGCCGAGCACATCAAGGGCAGCTTCGTGTTCGAGCGCGCGCGCATGGAAATCCGCGGCGACACGGCCACCACCGGCGGCGTGGCGCTGAGCAATGTGAAAGCGGTGATCCCGGACCTGACCATCCACGATTCCATGCTGGAGATCGACGGCAGCGCCGCCGGGCCGATGCAGGAATTCCTCAAGTACGTGGCGGTTAGCCCGGTGCTGGAATGGATCTCGCACTTCACCGATGAAACCCAGGCCAGCGGCAACGCCAAGCTGGGCCTGAGCCTGCGCATTCCGCTGGCGCACGCCATCGACACCAAGGTGCAGGGCGCGCTGCAATTGCAGAACAACGACATCACCCTGATGAACGACCTGCCGGTGGTGCAGGCGGCGCAGGGCAAGATCGAATTCAATGAACACGGCGTCAACCTGAACCAGCTGTCGGGCAACTTCCTCGGCGGTCCGGTGGCCATCAGCGGCGGCACGCAGAAGGACAACGCCATCATCGTCAAGCTGGGCGGGATGATGACGGCCGACGGCTTCCGCCAGACCTACGCGGCGCCGGCCATGCAGCGCCTGGCCGAGCACTTCTCCGGCGCCACCCGCTACAGCGGCAGCATCACCGTGCGCGATCACCAGGTGGTGGTGGCGGTCGACTCCAACCTGACCGGACTGGGACTGGAACTGCCGGCGCCGCTCAGGAAGGCTGCGGTCGAGGCCATGCCGCTGCGCTTTGTGCTGACCAGCGGCCTGACGCCGGACGCCGGCGGCCTGCTGCACGACGAGATCCGCATCGCGCTCGGCAACGGCATCGCCGCGCGCTACCAGCGCCAGAAGCAAAGCAAGCAGCATTGGAAACTGGTGCGCGGCGGCATCGGCGTCAACACGCCGGCGCCGGAGCCGGACAGCGGGCTGGCCTTCAACATCAGCATGAACCAGCTGAACGTCGACAACTGGCTGGACTTCGGCGACGCCGTGGCCGGCAAGGGCGGCACACCAGCATCGGCGGCGGCATCGGCGGAAGGCTCGGACTTCACCCAATATGTGATCCCCGACGCCATCGCCGGGCGCGCCAGCGAACTGATCGTCGGCGACCGCAAGCTGGAAAACATCGTGGTCGGCGTCAGCCATCAAAAAGGCACGTGGCAGGCCAACATCGATTCGACCCAGGCCAACGGCTACCTGACCTGGGCCGAACCGTCCACCGGCGCCGGCCTGGGCAAGGTGACGGCGCGCCTGTCCTCGCTGGTGATTCCTGAGTCGGCCAGCAGCGACGTCCAGGCCCTGCTCGACGGCAAGAGCGCGGCCGCCACCATCCCCGCGCTTGATGTCGTGGTCGATCGCTTCGAACTGTTCAACAAGCCGCTCGGCCGCCTGGAACTGCAGGCCAACAATGTGCAACTGCCCGGCGCGCGCGAATGGCGCGTCAACAAGCTGTCGCTGATCAACGCCGACGGTGCGCTGAACGGCGCCGGCAAATGGGTCAGCAAGGACGGCGTGCACAACACCACGCTGAACTTCAACCTCGACATCGCCGACGCCGGCAAGCTGCTCGACCGCTTCGGTTTCGTCGACACGCTCAAGGGCGGCAAGGGCGCACTGAAGGGCGACATCGCCTGGAAAGGCTTGCCGTATTCGCTGGACCTGCCCAGCTTGTCCGGCCAGATCGCCATGAATGTCGAGAAGGGCCAGTTCCTCAAGCAGGACCCGGGTGCGGCCAAGTTGCTGGGCGTGCTCAGCCTGCAAGCCTTGCCGCGCCTGCTCAAGCTCGATTTCCACGATGTCTTCTCGGAAGGCCTGGCGTTCGACGGCATCTCCGCCAGCGCCAGCATCAACCACGGCATCGCCAAGACCGACAACTTGAAAATGCACGGCGTTGCCGCCACCGTATTGATGGACGGCAGCGCCGACATCGCCAACGAAACCACCAATCTGCACGTGGTGGTGATACCGGAGGTGAACCTGGGCACGGCGCCGCTGGTGTATGCGCTGGCCGTCAATCCCGTGATCGGGTTGGGCAGTTTCCTGGCGCAGCTGTTCCTCAGTGCACCAATGATGAAAGCATTGACCTATCATATGCAGGTGACCGGCCCGTGGAAAGCGCCGGTGGTCACCAAGCTGGACGCCGCCAAAATCGAACCGCCCGCCCCACCGAAAGGATAATCATGCACACCGTCGCCGCCATCCAAATGATCTCCTCGCCGTCCGTGCCGGACAATATCGCCACCGCGCGCCGGCTGGTGGCGCAGGCCGCGAAGGGCGGCGCGCAGCTGGTGCTGCTGCCGGAATACTGGGCCATCATGGGCCTGGCCGACAGCGACAAGGTCAAGGTCGCCGAGCCGCTCGGCAGCGGGCCTATCCAGGACTTCATGTCCGGCCTGGCGCGCGAGCTGGGCGTTTGGCTGATCGGCGGCACCTTGCCGCTGGCGTCGGACGATCCTGAAAAAGTCATCAACACCACGCTGGTGTACAACCCGCAGGGCGAGCACGTGGGCCGCTACGACAAGATCCACCTGTTCGGCTTCACCAAGGGCACGGAGTCGTACAACGAATCGAAGACCATCGTGCCGGGCCAGAACGTGGGCGTGTTCGAGGCGCCGTTCGGCAAGGTCGGCATGTCGGTCTGCTACGACCTGCGCTTCCCGGAACTGTACCGTGCCATGGGGCCGGTATCGCTGATCGTGGTGCCGGCCGCGTTCACCTACACCACCGGCATGGCGCACTGGGAAATCCTGCTGCGCGCGCGGGCGATCGAGAACCAGTGCTACGTGCTGGCGGCGGCGCAGGGCGGCACCCATCCGAACGGCCGCCGCACCTGGGGCCACAGCATGCTGATCGACCCGTGGGGCGCGGTCAAGTCGGTGCTGGCCGAAGGCGAGGGCGTGGTGGCCGGCGAGATCGACCCGGCCTACATGCAAGGCGTGCGCGACAGCCTGCCGGCGCTGAAACACCGGACCATGTGATATCTACTACAATGCCGGTAACACCTAACAGAAAGCATCACCATGAAGCCATTTGAACCGAATCTGTCCACCCTTGCCGTAGCGCGCGATATCCTGCTGACGCCGTTCGGGCTGGACGAAGGCAAGCTCATCAAGACGCTGGGCGCGATGTTCACCCACAAGGTCGACTATGCCGACCTGTATTTCCAGTTCACCAAGAACGAAGGCTGGAGCCTGGAAGAGGGCATCGTCAAGACCGGCAGTTTCTCCATCGACCAGGGCGTGGGCGTGCGCGCCGTGTCCGGCGACAAGACGGCGTTTTCGTATTCGGATGAAATCTCCGAAGCGGCGCTGCTGGATGCCGCCACCGCCACCCGCACCATCGCCCGCGCCGGTTCCGGCAAGATCAAGGTGGCCGGCGCCATGAACCATGTGGGCGGACGTTCGCTGTACCTGCCGCACGACCCGCTGGTGTCGCTGGACGCCACCGCCAAGGTCAAACTGCTGGAGCGCATCGAAAAGATGGCCCGCGCGAAAGACCCGCGCGTGGTGCAGGTGATGGCCAGCCTGGCCGGCGAATACGACGTGGTGCTGGTGGTGCGCAGCGACGGCGTGCTGGCGGCCGACATCCGGCCGCTGGTGCGCGTCTCGCTGACCGTGATCGTGGAACAGAACGGCCGCCGCGAAGTCGGCTCGTCGGGCGGCGGCGGCCGTTACGACTACGGCTACTTCAGCGACGCCCTGCTGGAAGAGTACGCCACCGACGCGGTCAATTCCGCGCTGGTGAATCTCGATGCGCGTCCGGCGCCGGCCGGCCCGATGACCGTGGTGCTCGGACCTGGCTGGCCCGGCATCCTGCTGCACGAAGCGATCGGCCACGGCCTGGAGGGCGACTTCAACCGCAAGGGTTCCTCCACCTTCGCCGGCCGCATCGGCGACCGCGTGGCGGCCAAGGGCGTGACGGTGGTGGACGACGGCACGCTGGCGGATCGTCGCGGCTCGCTCAACATCGACGACGAAGGCAATCCGACCCAGTGCACCACGCTGATCGAAGACGGCATCCTGAAAGGCTATATCCAGGACACCATGAACGCGCGCCTGATGAAGATGCCGGTGACCGGCAACGCGCGCCGCGAATCGTTCGCGCACCTGCCGATGCCGCGCATGACCAACACCTACATGCTCGGTGGCGACAAAGATCCGGGCGAGATCCTGGCGTCGGTGAAGAATGGTTTGTACGCGGTGAACTTCGGCGGCGGCCAGGTCGACATCACCAACGGCAAATTCGTGTTCTCGGCCAGCGAGGCCTACATGATCGAAAATGGCAAGATCACCTATCCGGTAAAAGGCGCGACGCTGATCGGCAACGGTCCTGAAGTGCTGAACCGCGTGTCGATGATTGGCAACGACATGAAGCTCGATCCAGGCGTGGGCGTATGCGGCAAGGAAGGCCAGAGCGTGCCGGTAGGCGTCGGCCAGCCGACGCTGCGCATCGACGGCGTCACCGTCGGCGGCACCGCATAGTCGTCGCTCCCGCGCAGGCGGGAGCCCATACCACGCATGCTTAGCACGGGCTCCCGCTTGCGCGGGAGCAACGGCGCTTAGAACTTGTAGGTTGCTTTCACGTAGAAGGTGCGGCCCAGCGGGTCCGTGTAGCGTGGATCGTAGCCGCTCTGGAACGTGGTGCCCTGATTGGTGTACGGCGGCGCGGTGTCGAACAGGTTCTTGATGCCGGCCGTCAGCTCCGTGTTCTTGAAGCCCGTGTAGCCGCCCGACAGCGAGTACGTCGAGTACGCGCGCACCTTGTTGCGATAGGCGTCGTCGACGTCGTTCTCATCCACATAACCGCTCAGGTATTTGTTCGAGAAGCTCGCGCTCCACACCCCTTTTTTCCAGTTGATGGTGGCGTTGTGCTTCCAGCGGAACACCGGCGCATTGTCGCCGTACACGCCGACGTTTTCAACAAACGCTCCGCCCGTTTCGTTCTGGTACTTGTAGCTGTGTACCCAGGTGCCGTCGAACTGGAAGCTGAAGTCGCCGGCCGCGCTGCGCGGCAGTTTCCAGCGCAGGCTGGTGTCGATGCCTGAAGTCTTGACCTCACCCAGATTGTCCAACACCGCGTTCACGTACTGCAGCGTTTTGCCGTCGGCCGAGTAGACGAAGTAGCTCTTGTACTTCTCGTAGTTGTCGAAGATGGTGGACTCGGCCACCGTGCCGATCGAGTCGCGGATCTTGATGTTGAAGTAGTCCAGCGAAATGCTGACTGCATTGCTCGGCTCGAACACTGCACCCAGCGCGAAGGTCTTGGATTTCTCCGGCTTCAGGTTGGCGTTGCCGCCGCTGCGGATATATTGCTGCTGGTTGCAGGCCACGTTCGGATTGGCGCCGGTGGCCGCCGCGCCGCCCGGGCACAGCACCGGATCGTCGTAGGCATTGCTGGTGAAGGTGGAGGTGGCCGGGCCGTGCAGGTCGTACAGCGTCGGCGCGCGGAAGCCGGTGTTGTAGGAAGTACGGAACATCAGCTGCTTGCTGGCTTCCCAGCGCAGGCCGAGCTTGGGATTGAAGCTGCCGCCGACGTCGTTGTAGTGGTCGTAGCGGGCCGCCGCCGACAGTTCCAGCGACTTGGTCAGCGGTACGCTCAGCTCGGAATACAGCGCGGCGATGTTGCGCTGGCCGGATTGGTCCTTGGCGTCGGCATAACCGGAGCTCGATGCCTGCGAGGCCAGCGCCGTGTTGATGTCGTAGATGGCTTTGTCGTGGCGGAACTCGCTGCCGATGGCGAAGCCGACGCCGCCCGCCGGCAGTTGATAAATCTCGCGGCTGACCTTGCCGTCGACGCCGATGCTGGTCATCTTGGCGGCCAGGTATTCGCCGCGCAGCTGCGCCGCATCGATGTAGGCCAGGCCGGCCGCCGATTGCTCGCCGAACGGATTCAGCACGCCGCTCAGCACGCCCGCTTTCATCAGCGAGTCGTTGGTGTAGCCGCCGGCGAAGGCGCTGCTGGCCTTGCTGATGCCGTAGGTCAGACCGACGTTGTAGTCCCAGCCGGCCACCAGGCCTTCCGAGGCCAGCACCAGGCGGTCGGAGATCGAGGTGTCGTAGCCCTGGCGTTTGCCGGCGGCGACGGTGCGCCAGTTGATGCTGAGGTTCTCACCGGTCAGGCCGGCCACGGACGGCACGCCGGCGCTGCCGCCCGGATAGTAGGGACTGGCCGAGGTCATGGTGATGCCGGTCAGCGGCGACGGCGCGATGGCGCTGGCGTTGGTCGAGCGGCTGTGCAGGTATTCCACCGTGGCGATATTGTCCGCGCTCAGCTTGAAGCTGGCCTTGCCGAGGAAGGATTCCTGCTGCGTCTTCGGAATGTCCTGGATGTAGGCGATGGTGTCGGTGCGGCAGGTGCCGTTGGCGGTGTTGCGGATCAGGCCTTTGCCGGCGCAACCACTGGCGTAGTAGGGGTTGCCGGTGATGCCGTTGGCCGAGTAGAAGTTGCCTGGCTGCGAGGTGCCGCTGCTGTTGTTGATGCCGCGATCGGCGCGCACGCTGGTGCTGGAAAAGTCGCGCTCCACCGCATCGAGCGCGGTCTGCTTGTGCAGGTCGATGACGCCGAACAGGTTCCAGCCGTCCTGGTCCAGGTCGCCGTAGCCGCCCGAGAGGTTGAGGCGCGATTCGCCGCCGGCGCCGCTGGCCTGCGGCTGGTAGCGCTCGATGCTGACCGTGCCGCCCTGTACCGAACGCTTGGTGATGAAGTTGATGACGCCGCCGATGGCGTCGGTGCCGTAGATGGCCGAGGCGCCGTCGCGCAGCACTTCCACGCGGTCCAGCGCCGATAGCGGGATGATGTTGAGGTCGACCGAGGAGCCGTTGAACGGATGGCTGGCCAGGCGGCGGCCGTTGAGCAAGACCAAGGTCTTGTTGCTGCCCAGGCCGCGCAGGTCGGCGGTGGCGATGCCGCCGGTGCCGGACCCGACCGACTGGCTGCTGCCGGTCGAACTCTGGTTCATCGACAGTGTGTTCATCACTTCGGCGGCCGTGGTCAGGCCCTGCTTGGCGAAGTCCGAGGCCTTGATGCTGGTGATCGGCAAGGCCGTTTCAGTGGCCAGGCGCTTGATGCTGGAACCGGTCACTTCTACGCGCTGAATGGCGCCGTCGTCGGTTTGCGCCACGGCTGCCTGCATGCCAACGGCCAAGCCGCCGGCGAACATTACACGCAGAGTCCGGGTAAGAGCTCTTTCTATCATCATGGGTGTGTCACTCCTGATTTTGTTTTGTGGTTAGGGAAAACCATCAAAACATTCAGTGACTATCCGAACAATGACCGAAAGATAATTGTGTGTATATCCAACAGTAGCAAATAAAAGCACCTGTAAAGACGGGCCTTTGCATAAAGCGAGCGCCGGGTCGCCGGACGGCATTCTGCGGTCGCGGCAGCTTTACATCTGGACACAATGGATAAGATGTAAAGACAATTGTGGAGGGTGTAAAGTTTTGTTGAGAGGCGGTCTGACCGAAAAAAAATTGCTTGCCAAGCCCGGAACTATGGCGTTATAGTCAACGCATGACCAAATTCTTCTTTACCGGCTGGTTTTACTTTAGCTTTCCAACCCCTAGGCGGTGGATGAGCGGCCGGTGCACGTAGCAGCAGAAAACGAGTCCCAGCAAATTCCTAAAAAACCGCCTCCTGAGGCGGTTTTTTTTTACCCGTAATTTTTTAGATCAACTGGAGAACAGCATGCCCCGTACCGATGATTTGCGCATCCGCGAGATGAAGGAACTGACGCCACCGTCCCACCTGATCCGTGAGTATGCGTGCAGCGACGCTGCGGAGCAGACTGCCGCCAACGCCCGCGTGGCGTTGCACCGCATCCTGCACGGCCAGGACGACCGCCTGATGGTAGTGATCGGCCCGTGCTCGATCCATGACACCAAGGCCGCCATGGAGTATGCACGCCGCCTGGCGCCGCTGCGCAAGGAGCTGGCCGGCGACCTGGAGATCGTGATGCGCGTGTACTTCGAAAAGCCGCGCACCACGGTGGGCTGGAAGGGCCTGATCAACGATCCCTACATGGACAACAGCTTCCGCATCAACGACGGCCTGCGCATGGCGCGCGAGCTGCTGCGCGACATCAACGAGCTGGGCCTGCCGGCCGGCACCGAGTTCCTCGACGTCATCAGCCCGCAGTACATCGCCGACCTGATCTCCTGGGGCGCGATCGGCGCCCGTACCACCGAGTCGCAGGTGCACCGCGAGCTGGCTTCTGGCCTGTCGTGCCCGGTCGGCTTCAAGAACGGCACCGATGGCAATGTGCGCATTGCGGTCGACGCCATCAAGGCCGCTTCGCAGCCGCACCATTTCCTGTCGGTGACCAAGGGCGGCCACTCGGCCATCGTCTCGACCAACGGCAACGAGGATTGCCACATCATCCTGCGCGGCGGCAAGGCGCCGAACTATGACGCCGCCAGCGTGGAAGAAGCCTGCAAGGCGATCGCCGCACAAGGCCTGGCGCCGCGCCTGATGATCGACGCTTCCCACGCCAACAGCTCGAAGAAACCGGAAAACCAGGTGCCGGTGTGCGCCGACATCGCCGGCCAGGTGGCCGGCGGCGACAGCCGCATCGTCGGCGTGATGGTGGAATCGCATCTGGTGGCGGGCCGCCAGGATCTGGTGCCGGGCAAGGAACTGACCTACGGCCAGTCGGTCACCGACGGCTGCATTGACTGGGACAGCAGCATCCAGGTGCTGCAAGGCCTGGCCGCCGCCGTGCGCCAGCGCCGCTTGGCCACTCAGGCGCGAGAGGCTGCCGCAAAGTAAGCACTAACGAGAGCCTGCTGAAGGACCCCAATGTCGCGTTGGGGCCTTTTTTTTTGCATCAGACTAGCATGGCTGTTGTAAGGACGCCAAAATTGTATGTGGTTCGATTGACAGTTGATTCTCCGCCATGTTGTTATATAAAACATGGCCGGTGTCGTTGAACACCTTCCTAGAGTAGTTCCCCACAAGTGAACCGAATTCCCGTCCGCAGCCTACCCGGCTACGGTCGTTGGATAGTTGCATCCTAAAAAAATTACCCGGAGGTTAGTCATGATTCAAGAAAGAGTGCTGTCCCGTAGCTTACGCCTGATGTTCTCGGGCAGTGTGGTTGCCAGCCTGGGCATGCTGGCGCTGCCCGCCATGGCGCAAGACGTGACGCCCGATCAGCCCATACAACGCGTGGAGATCACGGGTTCGTCGATCAAGCGCATCCAGAAAGAGGGCTCGCTGCCGGTGCAGGTGCTGACCGCCGCCGAAATCAAGGCGACCGGCGCCGCATCCGCGACCGACCTGATCCAGATGCTGCCGTCGATGCAGGGCTTCGTGCCGTCGTCGAGTTCGGTCAACGGCGGTGGCGCCGGCGTCACCACCGCGTCGCTGCACTCGCTGCCGTCGAAGTACACGCTGGTGCTGCTTGACGGCCAGCGCGTGGCGCCCAGCGCCATCGGCTCCGGCCAGGGCGGCGGCTACGCGGTCAACCTGTCCAGCATTCCGCTGGAGGCGGTGGAGCGCGTTGAAATCCTGACCGACGGTGCGTCCGCCCTGTACGGTTCGGATGCGATTGCCGGGGTGGTCAACTTCATCCTGAAGAAAAACATGACCAAGGGCGAGGTGTACGCCACCTACGGCCAGCCGAAGAAAAACGGCGGCAAATGGAGCAGCGCCGGCATCACCAAAGGTTGGGGCGACCTGGAAACCAATGGCTGGAACCTGCTGGCCTCGTACAGCCATGAAGAGCTGGAGCGCATCACCGCGTTGCAGCGTGACTTCTCGGCC is a genomic window containing:
- a CDS encoding TIGR02099 family protein, translated to MQKPEEESVTGEGPLAARWHRLRAAYRICNLATHHVLGFTVKLALLLYFVFTLLFLTLRYAVLPNIDHYKGDIERAASDAVGNRVTISRVYAAWSGFRPNLFLGDVVLHDQQGRPALSLPSVSATLSWWTVVSAKLRFHVLELNRPDLSILREADGRLVVAGIAIDPNQPGDGKGLEWLLLQREIVVREGRLQWTDRQRAAAPLALDNVTVVLRNQWLHHQLALRATPPAALAAPLDVRADFSHPAFGARIANFSMWKGELYADIRNTDLLAWKTWVDYPFELSRGQGSLRAWVGIDQSRLTGFTADVGLADVTAVLGKELPLLDLQQLSGRVAVREDLRPPAARKGAVTPGFGALAHSVELQNLTLTTRDGLVMAPTSLSESYVAAAGAKAEKVTLRARQLDLQTLAGLAERLPLTERQHKMVAGFAPRGLLQDFSAEWQGTFPALQSYRVKGELVGLGLKPQPPRLAQPKSGKTPAIAGMPALPGFDNLSGAIDATEKGGSFKLHSQQLVLQMPDYFAEASMPFDHLDLKARWSFEADNQLLLQVDSMDFEQEGLSGTLQGTHTISLAGKGPGTADLSGTLTGFQINRIGRYLPMQTPPHLQQWLSGALEGGVASDVTLRLRGDLAHFPFHGDGSADKARGEFRVAGKLTDAKLNYEPGHYLRDGKELGKDGKPLPLWPQAEHIKGSFVFERARMEIRGDTATTGGVALSNVKAVIPDLTIHDSMLEIDGSAAGPMQEFLKYVAVSPVLEWISHFTDETQASGNAKLGLSLRIPLAHAIDTKVQGALQLQNNDITLMNDLPVVQAAQGKIEFNEHGVNLNQLSGNFLGGPVAISGGTQKDNAIIVKLGGMMTADGFRQTYAAPAMQRLAEHFSGATRYSGSITVRDHQVVVAVDSNLTGLGLELPAPLRKAAVEAMPLRFVLTSGLTPDAGGLLHDEIRIALGNGIAARYQRQKQSKQHWKLVRGGIGVNTPAPEPDSGLAFNISMNQLNVDNWLDFGDAVAGKGGTPASAAASAEGSDFTQYVIPDAIAGRASELIVGDRKLENIVVGVSHQKGTWQANIDSTQANGYLTWAEPSTGAGLGKVTARLSSLVIPESASSDVQALLDGKSAAATIPALDVVVDRFELFNKPLGRLELQANNVQLPGAREWRVNKLSLINADGALNGAGKWVSKDGVHNTTLNFNLDIADAGKLLDRFGFVDTLKGGKGALKGDIAWKGLPYSLDLPSLSGQIAMNVEKGQFLKQDPGAAKLLGVLSLQALPRLLKLDFHDVFSEGLAFDGISASASINHGIAKTDNLKMHGVAATVLMDGSADIANETTNLHVVVIPEVNLGTAPLVYALAVNPVIGLGSFLAQLFLSAPMMKALTYHMQVTGPWKAPVVTKLDAAKIEPPAPPKG
- a CDS encoding carbon-nitrogen hydrolase family protein encodes the protein MHTVAAIQMISSPSVPDNIATARRLVAQAAKGGAQLVLLPEYWAIMGLADSDKVKVAEPLGSGPIQDFMSGLARELGVWLIGGTLPLASDDPEKVINTTLVYNPQGEHVGRYDKIHLFGFTKGTESYNESKTIVPGQNVGVFEAPFGKVGMSVCYDLRFPELYRAMGPVSLIVVPAAFTYTTGMAHWEILLRARAIENQCYVLAAAQGGTHPNGRRTWGHSMLIDPWGAVKSVLAEGEGVVAGEIDPAYMQGVRDSLPALKHRTM
- the tldD gene encoding metalloprotease TldD, with protein sequence MKPFEPNLSTLAVARDILLTPFGLDEGKLIKTLGAMFTHKVDYADLYFQFTKNEGWSLEEGIVKTGSFSIDQGVGVRAVSGDKTAFSYSDEISEAALLDAATATRTIARAGSGKIKVAGAMNHVGGRSLYLPHDPLVSLDATAKVKLLERIEKMARAKDPRVVQVMASLAGEYDVVLVVRSDGVLAADIRPLVRVSLTVIVEQNGRREVGSSGGGGRYDYGYFSDALLEEYATDAVNSALVNLDARPAPAGPMTVVLGPGWPGILLHEAIGHGLEGDFNRKGSSTFAGRIGDRVAAKGVTVVDDGTLADRRGSLNIDDEGNPTQCTTLIEDGILKGYIQDTMNARLMKMPVTGNARRESFAHLPMPRMTNTYMLGGDKDPGEILASVKNGLYAVNFGGGQVDITNGKFVFSASEAYMIENGKITYPVKGATLIGNGPEVLNRVSMIGNDMKLDPGVGVCGKEGQSVPVGVGQPTLRIDGVTVGGTA
- a CDS encoding TonB-dependent receptor, with the protein product MFAGGLAVGMQAAVAQTDDGAIQRVEVTGSSIKRLATETALPITSIKASDFAKQGLTTAAEVMNTLSMNQSSTGSSQSVGSGTGGIATADLRGLGSNKTLVLLNGRRLASHPFNGSSVDLNIIPLSALDRVEVLRDGASAIYGTDAIGGVINFITKRSVQGGTVSIERYQPQASGAGGESRLNLSGGYGDLDQDGWNLFGVIDLHKQTALDAVERDFSSTSVRADRGINNSSGTSQPGNFYSANGITGNPYYASGCAGKGLIRNTANGTCRTDTIAYIQDIPKTQQESFLGKASFKLSADNIATVEYLHSRSTNASAIAPSPLTGITMTSASPYYPGGSAGVPSVAGLTGENLSINWRTVAAGKRQGYDTSISDRLVLASEGLVAGWDYNVGLTYGISKASSAFAGGYTNDSLMKAGVLSGVLNPFGEQSAAGLAYIDAAQLRGEYLAAKMTSIGVDGKVSREIYQLPAGGVGFAIGSEFRHDKAIYDINTALASQASSSGYADAKDQSGQRNIAALYSELSVPLTKSLELSAAARYDHYNDVGGSFNPKLGLRWEASKQLMFRTSYNTGFRAPTLYDLHGPATSTFTSNAYDDPVLCPGGAAATGANPNVACNQQQYIRSGGNANLKPEKSKTFALGAVFEPSNAVSISLDYFNIKIRDSIGTVAESTIFDNYEKYKSYFVYSADGKTLQYVNAVLDNLGEVKTSGIDTSLRWKLPRSAAGDFSFQFDGTWVHSYKYQNETGGAFVENVGVYGDNAPVFRWKHNATINWKKGVWSASFSNKYLSGYVDENDVDDAYRNKVRAYSTYSLSGGYTGFKNTELTAGIKNLFDTAPPYTNQGTTFQSGYDPRYTDPLGRTFYVKATYKF
- the aroG gene encoding 3-deoxy-7-phosphoheptulonate synthase AroG, which gives rise to MPRTDDLRIREMKELTPPSHLIREYACSDAAEQTAANARVALHRILHGQDDRLMVVIGPCSIHDTKAAMEYARRLAPLRKELAGDLEIVMRVYFEKPRTTVGWKGLINDPYMDNSFRINDGLRMARELLRDINELGLPAGTEFLDVISPQYIADLISWGAIGARTTESQVHRELASGLSCPVGFKNGTDGNVRIAVDAIKAASQPHHFLSVTKGGHSAIVSTNGNEDCHIILRGGKAPNYDAASVEEACKAIAAQGLAPRLMIDASHANSSKKPENQVPVCADIAGQVAGGDSRIVGVMVESHLVAGRQDLVPGKELTYGQSVTDGCIDWDSSIQVLQGLAAAVRQRRLATQAREAAAK